The proteins below come from a single Mercenaria mercenaria strain notata chromosome 3, MADL_Memer_1, whole genome shotgun sequence genomic window:
- the LOC123523683 gene encoding uncharacterized protein LOC123523683, which produces MKLLVFAAVVIILEQVLAKECSEAPDVDGCSIPSWIPYKDRFTPACYKHDVCYACGTALGISRVICDRRFRSNCIALCKNKRICKRSANWYYKAVRWFGAFAYQTTSPAWCGEEWVSACML; this is translated from the exons ATGAAGTTACTCGTCTTTGCTGCGGTTGTTATTATTCTTGAGCAAGTGCTTGCGAAAGAGTGTTCCGAAGCACCGGATGTTGATGGTTGCAGCATTCCAAGCTGGATACCATACAAAGACAGATTCACGCCTGCTTGTTACAAACATGACGTCTGCTACGCATGT GGAACGGCTTTGGGGATAAGCAGAGTAATATGTGACAGAAGATTCCGATCAAACTGCATTGCCCTTTGCAAAAATAAACGGATCTGTAAGCGTTCAGCTAATTGGTACTACAAGGCGGTCCGATGGTTTGGAGCCTTCGCATACCAGACTACATCCCCTGCCTGGTGCGGTGAAGAATGGGTCTCTGCCTGCATGCTGTAA